From a region of the Aeoliella mucimassa genome:
- a CDS encoding ribonuclease H-like domain-containing protein: protein MLDDSLRRRLEALNRSALPAEAQRTRTAPIAPQVPRVARPKPVARQQTALHGLHARGRVVENALGSHLLVEIPLSEVWADGDELLTARHAQLVSAADLANEQGSFLGAFPSRFLALDLETCGLSGSALFLVGLARQVGEQLLVELLFARNYAEEPAVLGSLADRLSEVDTLVTFNGKSFDWPMVSDRWHRYLLHRTRPLPELVHYDVLHHARRRWKATLPDCKLQTIERMICRRSRTGDIPGHQIPAAYDHYVQTGHTGEMDQVLYHNGMDLVTLVDVAMRLAG, encoded by the coding sequence ATGCTTGATGACTCCCTTCGCCGCCGCCTCGAAGCGCTCAATCGCTCGGCCTTGCCTGCCGAGGCGCAGCGTACCCGCACTGCGCCGATCGCGCCGCAGGTGCCGCGTGTGGCCAGGCCTAAGCCTGTTGCCAGGCAGCAAACGGCGCTTCATGGTTTGCACGCGCGGGGCAGGGTCGTGGAGAACGCGTTAGGGTCGCACTTGCTGGTGGAGATTCCCCTGAGCGAAGTTTGGGCCGATGGCGACGAGCTGCTCACCGCCCGCCATGCCCAGCTCGTTTCCGCAGCCGACTTGGCCAACGAGCAAGGCAGCTTTCTCGGAGCGTTCCCCTCGCGGTTTCTCGCGCTCGACTTAGAGACTTGTGGACTCAGCGGATCGGCGCTGTTTCTCGTTGGCCTCGCAAGGCAAGTCGGGGAACAATTGCTGGTGGAGTTGTTGTTCGCCCGCAACTATGCCGAAGAGCCGGCGGTGCTCGGCTCGCTGGCCGACCGGTTGAGCGAAGTCGACACGCTGGTGACGTTCAACGGCAAGAGCTTCGACTGGCCGATGGTGAGCGACCGCTGGCACCGCTATCTGTTGCATCGCACCCGGCCGCTGCCCGAACTGGTGCACTACGACGTGCTGCACCACGCTCGCCGGCGGTGGAAAGCAACTCTACCCGATTGCAAGCTGCAGACCATCGAGCGGATGATTTGCCGCCGGAGCCGCACTGGCGATATTCCCGGGCACCAGATTCCAGCCGCCTACGATCATTACGTGCAAACCGGGCACACCGGCGAGATGGATCAGGTGCTCTACCATAATGGCATGGACCTGGTGACCCTGGTCGATGTCGCCATGCGGCTAGCAGGCTAG
- the uvrA gene encoding excinuclease ABC subunit UvrA: protein MNGHIRIRGARTHNLANIDVDIPRNQLVVITGVSGSGKSSLAFDTLLAEGQRQYIDSLSVYTRQFFDQLERPDVDSIEGLQPAVAVDQSVGSHNARSTVGTVTEVYDHLRVLFSRAGTLACAECGTVIEQQSPAEIEESIGAMPMDARVMIVAPLVRGRKGKHSEVLDSARKAGFARVRIDGVTYPIDEVPELGARKIHDISAVVDRIVIREGIENRLAESVRLALKHGDGVLEIVYQIRENGEKSDVWKERVFSTHFACHRCGTSVAEVEPRTFSFNSPYGACAECGGLGVNEGFDPEMVLPDLTMSLSGGAIAPWRGDSKTRQQKHRKLLEAFDWDQPLESWSEEKRQKLLTGDGKKFHGLLLELEIEWAGTKSDKRRAHLSEFRGEVVCADCNGSRLGPAARTSRVGGLAIEELTSLTIAATRKFFETVEFDVERQPIATPLVREIQHRLKFLEKAGVGYLTLARRADTLSGGELQRVRLASAIGSGLVGVMYLLDEPSIGLHPRDNGRLIETLRELQQQGNSVIVVEHEEAFMREADYLVDCGPGAGRAGGHIVATGTPTEVAECEKSLTGRYLSNNQSTEIRTPRKALKTKRLVLEGATLHNLKDATLDIPLGLFTCVTGVSGSGKSSLVIETLARQLARQLHGAVAKPGPFRSLRGTAALDRAVLVDQSPIGRTPRSNAATYTGIFDDIRKIFAGTKLARQRGWKTGRFSFNVQGGRCEECQGQGLKKVEMNFLPDLFIECPVCHGARFNRETLRVTYRDKSIADVLALSIGEAVEFFTNFASVKRILQALVDVGLDYLPLGQPSTTLSGGEAQRIKLATELGRPTSGHTLYILDEPTTGLHPYNVEQLLSVLHQLVDAGNTVVVIEHQTSVMRSADWIIDLGPDGGSDGGQVIYTGPAAEIADCEESHTGRWLRNHL from the coding sequence ATGAACGGCCATATCCGCATTCGTGGGGCCCGCACGCACAATCTGGCGAATATCGACGTCGACATCCCACGCAATCAGCTGGTGGTCATCACTGGCGTGAGCGGCAGTGGCAAAAGTTCGCTAGCATTCGACACGCTGCTAGCCGAAGGGCAGCGGCAGTACATCGACTCGCTGAGCGTTTACACGCGGCAGTTTTTCGATCAGCTCGAGCGCCCCGATGTCGACTCGATTGAAGGCCTGCAACCAGCGGTAGCGGTCGACCAGAGTGTCGGCAGCCACAACGCTCGTAGCACCGTGGGCACAGTGACCGAGGTGTACGATCACCTCCGCGTGCTCTTTAGTCGCGCCGGCACCCTCGCGTGTGCGGAGTGTGGTACCGTGATCGAACAGCAGAGCCCGGCCGAAATCGAAGAGTCGATCGGTGCGATGCCTATGGACGCGAGGGTGATGATCGTCGCCCCTTTGGTTCGCGGGCGGAAAGGCAAGCACTCCGAAGTGCTCGACTCTGCCCGCAAAGCTGGCTTTGCTCGCGTACGGATCGATGGCGTAACCTATCCCATCGATGAGGTGCCAGAGCTGGGTGCCCGTAAGATACACGACATCTCGGCCGTGGTCGATCGCATCGTGATTCGCGAAGGCATCGAGAATCGACTCGCTGAGTCGGTGCGGCTGGCCCTGAAGCATGGCGACGGGGTGCTCGAGATCGTCTATCAGATTCGTGAGAATGGCGAGAAGTCCGACGTCTGGAAAGAACGGGTTTTCAGCACCCACTTTGCTTGCCATCGGTGTGGTACGAGTGTCGCCGAGGTTGAGCCGCGGACCTTTAGTTTTAACAGCCCCTACGGGGCCTGCGCCGAGTGTGGAGGGTTGGGAGTCAACGAAGGCTTTGACCCTGAAATGGTGCTACCCGACCTGACGATGTCGCTCTCCGGCGGGGCGATTGCTCCCTGGCGGGGGGATTCAAAGACCCGCCAGCAGAAGCACCGCAAGCTGCTCGAAGCATTCGATTGGGACCAACCGCTCGAGTCGTGGTCGGAGGAGAAGCGGCAAAAGCTGCTGACCGGCGACGGCAAAAAATTCCATGGACTGCTGCTCGAACTCGAAATCGAGTGGGCAGGCACCAAGTCAGATAAACGTCGGGCTCACCTCTCCGAGTTTCGCGGCGAGGTTGTTTGCGCCGACTGCAACGGGTCGCGTCTGGGGCCGGCTGCGCGCACGAGTCGCGTTGGTGGGCTCGCCATCGAAGAGCTGACTTCGCTCACGATTGCCGCGACGCGCAAGTTTTTCGAAACCGTGGAGTTCGACGTCGAGCGGCAACCGATTGCCACCCCGCTCGTACGCGAGATTCAGCATCGCTTGAAGTTCCTCGAGAAAGCCGGCGTGGGATATTTGACCCTTGCCCGCCGGGCCGACACCCTTAGTGGTGGGGAACTGCAGCGGGTGCGGCTCGCCTCGGCCATTGGTTCCGGCCTGGTCGGCGTGATGTACCTGCTCGACGAGCCTTCTATCGGTCTGCACCCGCGCGACAACGGCCGATTGATCGAAACCTTGCGTGAACTGCAGCAGCAGGGTAACTCGGTGATTGTGGTCGAGCACGAAGAAGCCTTCATGCGTGAGGCCGACTACCTGGTGGACTGTGGTCCTGGGGCCGGGCGGGCTGGCGGGCACATCGTCGCTACTGGTACTCCGACCGAAGTCGCCGAGTGCGAGAAGTCGCTTACTGGGCGGTACCTTTCGAACAACCAGTCGACCGAGATCCGTACTCCGCGCAAGGCACTCAAAACCAAACGATTGGTGCTCGAAGGAGCCACGCTACACAACTTGAAAGACGCGACGCTCGACATCCCCCTTGGCCTGTTCACTTGCGTGACCGGCGTGAGCGGCAGTGGCAAGAGCTCGCTCGTGATCGAAACCCTTGCCCGCCAACTCGCAAGGCAACTGCACGGTGCGGTCGCCAAGCCGGGGCCGTTCCGTTCGCTCCGCGGCACCGCGGCCCTCGATCGGGCGGTGCTGGTCGATCAGTCGCCGATTGGTCGTACGCCCCGTAGCAACGCAGCGACCTACACGGGTATTTTCGACGACATTCGCAAGATCTTTGCCGGCACCAAGCTCGCACGCCAGCGGGGGTGGAAGACTGGCCGCTTCAGCTTCAACGTGCAAGGGGGACGTTGCGAGGAGTGCCAAGGGCAAGGGCTCAAGAAGGTGGAGATGAACTTCCTGCCCGACTTGTTCATCGAGTGCCCCGTATGTCATGGCGCGCGGTTCAACCGCGAAACCTTACGTGTGACCTATCGCGACAAGTCGATTGCCGATGTGCTCGCGTTGTCGATCGGCGAAGCGGTGGAGTTCTTTACCAACTTCGCGAGCGTCAAACGCATTCTGCAGGCGCTCGTGGACGTCGGACTCGATTACCTGCCGCTGGGGCAACCGTCGACTACCCTGTCGGGCGGCGAAGCCCAACGCATTAAGCTGGCCACCGAGTTAGGGCGGCCCACTTCGGGGCACACGCTTTACATTTTGGACGAGCCGACCACTGGGCTTCATCCCTACAATGTGGAGCAGCTGCTGAGCGTGCTTCACCAACTCGTGGATGCGGGCAATACGGTCGTGGTGATCGAACATCAAACCTCGGTCATGCGTTCGGCCGACTGGATTATCGACCTCGGTCCCGACGGTGGCTCCGATGGCGGCCAGGTGATCTACACCGGCCCGGCTGCCGAGATTGCGGATTGCGAAGAGAGCCACACCGGGCGCTGGCTCCGCAATCATCTCTAG
- the pilM gene encoding pilus assembly protein PilM yields MARSGAVWGIDIGNCALKALRCRRHEKDDNKLVVEAFDFIEYPKILTQPEADREALVAEAVATFVSRNEIAGDRVALSVPGQSGLSRFIKLPPVEAKKIPDMVKYEAKGQIPFALEDVVWDYQQLAGSQDDGYALDPEIGLFAMKRDQVHRAIQPLTEAGLEVDCIQLAPLAIYNYACFDRMNNMEDAPPFDPADPPKSLLVLSFGTETTDLVITNGYRVWQRNIPIGGSHFTRALTKELQLTFTKAEHLKRNATKAEDPRALFQAMRPVFSDLVAEIQRSIGFFMNNNKNAEIGDIVALGNPMRLPGLQRFLAQNLDQEVILLEEFPGLLGGSVTAAPQFQSNHLSFAEAYGLCVQGLGLGQLQTNLLPEEIVTERLIKGKKPWTVAAAAVLMLGFTVNYYSHYATYATADVKDSGMSQAISKASSVESKANNFSSEHSSLVAKYDELKEIRSSLRSNDDGRVLWLELLKAIKSALPQDPRPAEERKMTALDVRERPELHIETLDCEYFQDVGTWYTSVERSVKEASKIKSFDNTPAPAAGEEAAEGDEAPTADEAAPATPEDAELAEQDAADQETLAEDTLEDLGQGEGEAEFVPPTGEGWIIQITGYHFHNSDINNPSEFEERGLAEAGQFVRQTLIKNLREGSVMLPTRDGEMKEYSMEKLGIQIPVMISNYRPVQVTYDPNAADAEEAQRNWSAYQQGNAEGGLGGLGGFNGRTPAGGANATVSTPPPEHWKLRKYEFEVQFIWQPQPRSERDNDPQESVSDDMLP; encoded by the coding sequence ATGGCCAGAAGCGGCGCTGTTTGGGGCATTGATATCGGCAATTGCGCGTTAAAAGCGCTGCGATGCCGTCGCCACGAAAAAGACGACAACAAACTGGTGGTCGAGGCATTCGATTTTATCGAGTACCCCAAGATCCTCACCCAGCCTGAAGCCGATCGCGAAGCCTTGGTGGCCGAAGCGGTGGCGACGTTCGTTTCCCGCAACGAGATTGCGGGCGATCGGGTTGCGCTGTCGGTGCCTGGCCAAAGCGGCTTGTCGCGGTTCATTAAGTTGCCGCCGGTCGAGGCCAAGAAAATTCCCGACATGGTCAAGTACGAAGCGAAGGGCCAAATCCCCTTTGCTCTGGAAGACGTCGTGTGGGATTACCAACAGCTGGCTGGCAGCCAGGACGACGGTTACGCGCTCGATCCCGAGATCGGCCTGTTCGCCATGAAACGCGACCAGGTGCATCGCGCCATTCAACCACTGACCGAAGCTGGCCTCGAAGTCGATTGCATTCAGTTAGCTCCGCTCGCGATCTACAACTACGCGTGCTTCGATCGCATGAACAACATGGAGGATGCTCCTCCGTTTGATCCGGCCGATCCTCCCAAGAGCCTGCTGGTGCTTTCGTTCGGCACCGAAACAACCGACCTGGTCATCACCAATGGTTACCGGGTGTGGCAACGAAACATCCCGATCGGTGGTAGCCACTTCACTCGCGCGCTCACCAAAGAGCTGCAGCTCACCTTCACCAAGGCCGAGCACCTGAAGCGCAACGCTACGAAGGCCGAAGACCCGCGGGCGTTGTTCCAAGCCATGCGACCGGTGTTCAGCGATCTGGTCGCTGAAATCCAGCGGTCGATCGGCTTCTTCATGAACAACAACAAGAACGCTGAAATCGGCGACATCGTCGCCTTAGGCAATCCGATGCGGTTGCCTGGTCTGCAGCGGTTCCTGGCTCAGAATCTTGATCAGGAAGTCATCCTGCTCGAAGAGTTCCCCGGGCTCCTCGGTGGCAGCGTCACAGCGGCTCCGCAGTTCCAGTCGAACCATTTGAGCTTCGCCGAAGCGTACGGTCTGTGTGTGCAGGGACTTGGGCTCGGGCAGTTGCAAACCAACTTGCTGCCGGAAGAGATCGTCACCGAGCGGCTGATCAAGGGCAAAAAGCCTTGGACGGTTGCTGCCGCGGCGGTGCTGATGCTGGGGTTCACCGTGAACTACTACAGCCATTACGCCACCTACGCAACAGCCGACGTCAAAGACTCGGGCATGAGCCAGGCGATCAGCAAGGCCAGCTCGGTCGAATCGAAGGCGAATAACTTCTCCAGCGAGCATAGCAGCCTGGTCGCGAAGTACGACGAACTGAAAGAAATTCGCAGCAGCCTGCGGAGCAACGACGATGGTCGCGTGCTCTGGCTCGAATTGCTCAAGGCGATCAAGTCGGCGTTGCCACAGGATCCCCGTCCCGCCGAAGAACGCAAGATGACCGCACTGGACGTTCGGGAGCGTCCTGAACTGCATATCGAAACCCTGGACTGCGAGTACTTCCAGGACGTTGGCACCTGGTACACCAGCGTCGAGCGTTCGGTGAAGGAAGCGTCCAAGATCAAGTCGTTCGATAACACACCAGCCCCAGCAGCTGGCGAAGAAGCTGCCGAAGGCGACGAAGCCCCAACAGCTGACGAAGCCGCACCAGCGACTCCTGAAGATGCCGAACTCGCCGAGCAGGATGCAGCCGACCAGGAGACACTTGCCGAAGACACCCTCGAAGATCTCGGGCAAGGCGAGGGGGAAGCGGAGTTTGTTCCCCCGACCGGCGAAGGTTGGATTATCCAGATCACCGGCTATCACTTCCACAATAGCGATATCAACAACCCCAGCGAGTTCGAAGAACGTGGGCTCGCCGAAGCAGGACAGTTTGTCCGACAGACACTCATCAAGAACCTTCGCGAAGGGAGCGTGATGCTGCCGACGAGAGATGGTGAGATGAAAGAGTACTCGATGGAAAAGCTCGGCATCCAAATTCCGGTGATGATCAGCAACTACCGCCCAGTGCAGGTAACTTACGATCCTAATGCTGCGGACGCCGAGGAGGCACAGCGCAACTGGTCGGCCTATCAGCAAGGCAATGCCGAAGGTGGCCTCGGCGGCCTAGGTGGGTTCAACGGACGCACCCCTGCGGGCGGTGCGAACGCCACGGTCAGCACACCGCCACCCGAGCATTGGAAACTTCGTAAGTACGAGTTCGAGGTTCAGTTCATCTGGCAACCGCAACCTCGCTCCGAACGAGATAATGACCCACAGGAATCCGTTAGCGACGACATGCTGCCATAG